One region of Candidatus Hydrogenedentota bacterium genomic DNA includes:
- a CDS encoding SCP2 sterol-binding domain-containing protein: MSDVKAFFDGLDERVDTEKIQGMNSIFQFNLGEEVYTVSISDGNVAVSEGAVEGANIQLTMTPEDFLAMTGGTLNSQQAFLTGKLKLKGDMQLALKLGSVFNIG; the protein is encoded by the coding sequence ATGTCGGATGTAAAAGCATTTTTTGACGGATTGGACGAGCGTGTAGACACGGAAAAAATCCAGGGTATGAATTCGATCTTTCAATTCAATCTCGGCGAAGAAGTCTATACCGTATCAATCAGTGACGGTAATGTGGCGGTGAGTGAGGGCGCTGTAGAAGGCGCAAATATTCAATTGACCATGACGCCGGAAGATTTTCTTGCCATGACCGGCGGCACGCTCAATTCGCAACAGGCTTTCCTCACGGGCAAACTGAAACTGAAAGGCGACATGCAGTTGGCGCTGAAGCTCGGATCCGTGTTCAACATTGGCTAA